A single Bosea sp. PAMC 26642 DNA region contains:
- a CDS encoding COX15/CtaA family protein: MTIALNQPLIEAPSRHAGIRRWLWIVAALVFAMVVVGGATRLTGSGLSITEWKPITGALPPLSGAAWAEEFAKYRESPQYRLLNEGMSLGEFQFIYWWEWGHRQLGRFIGLVYLAGFLVVALRRLLPWRQTALLFGMGLLLGLQGAIGWIMVASGLQPGMVAVAPVKLTLHLTFAGLFFASVVAFAVWLTPPRRAEQARGLVGAWALLVLTFAQIALGGLVAGSKAGFTYNTWPLMDGALVPDGATLFAKSPFWENFVDNVALVQFNHRVGAYLLLALALWQAVSLRRAAAGAGAAKRATAIAGMTVMQAALGIVTLLLVVPLWAGLAHQALAFLLLAMVVVHLVRMQTGTAFAWL; the protein is encoded by the coding sequence GTGACGATAGCCCTGAATCAGCCGCTCATCGAGGCGCCGTCGCGCCATGCCGGCATCCGCCGCTGGCTCTGGATCGTCGCCGCGCTGGTCTTCGCGATGGTCGTGGTCGGCGGCGCGACCCGGCTCACCGGCTCGGGCCTCTCCATCACCGAATGGAAGCCGATCACCGGCGCCCTGCCTCCGCTCTCGGGCGCGGCCTGGGCGGAGGAGTTCGCGAAGTATCGCGAAAGCCCGCAATACCGGCTGCTGAACGAGGGCATGAGCCTGGGCGAATTCCAGTTCATCTACTGGTGGGAATGGGGCCATCGCCAGCTCGGCCGCTTCATCGGCCTGGTCTATCTCGCGGGCTTCCTCGTCGTCGCGCTGCGCCGGCTGCTGCCCTGGCGCCAGACGGCGCTGCTCTTCGGCATGGGCCTGCTGCTCGGCCTGCAGGGCGCCATCGGCTGGATCATGGTGGCGTCGGGTCTCCAGCCCGGCATGGTCGCGGTCGCGCCGGTCAAGCTGACGCTGCATCTCACCTTCGCCGGCCTGTTCTTCGCCTCGGTCGTCGCCTTCGCCGTGTGGCTGACCCCTCCGCGCCGGGCCGAGCAGGCGAGGGGCCTCGTCGGCGCCTGGGCACTCCTGGTGCTGACCTTCGCGCAGATCGCGCTCGGCGGCCTCGTCGCCGGCTCGAAGGCCGGCTTCACCTACAACACCTGGCCGCTGATGGACGGCGCGCTCGTCCCCGACGGCGCGACGCTCTTCGCCAAATCCCCATTCTGGGAGAACTTCGTCGACAATGTCGCGCTGGTCCAGTTCAACCACCGCGTCGGCGCCTATCTGTTGCTGGCGCTGGCGCTCTGGCAGGCGGTGTCGCTGCGCCGTGCGGCGGCCGGCGCGGGCGCAGCCAAGCGCGCGACCGCGATTGCGGGGATGACGGTGATGCAGGCCGCGCTGGGCATCGTCACGCTGCTGCTGGTCGTGCCGCTCTGGGCCGGGCTCGCGCATCAGGCGCTGGCGTTCCTGCTGCTCGCGATGGTGGTCGTCCATCTCGTCCGGATGCAAACTGGCACCGCATTTGCGTGGCTTTGA
- a CDS encoding chlorite dismutase family protein, whose product MTDEVKVNQIVVFSGGDAGQWRVRAIERVRGDGLPDISHVAIALESAVEGDAVWRLRGAISNTRYATRDEVAMLGARQGGLERPEARSAVLIPILKSQAWWDLAQDERRAIFEETSRHTRIGLDYLPAIARRLHHSRDLGEAFDFLTWFEFAPEHEADFDEMTARLRSTREWEYVEREVEIRLTRTES is encoded by the coding sequence ATGACGGACGAGGTCAAGGTGAACCAGATCGTGGTGTTTTCGGGCGGCGATGCCGGCCAGTGGCGCGTCCGTGCGATCGAGCGTGTGCGGGGCGACGGTTTGCCCGACATCAGCCATGTCGCGATCGCGCTCGAAAGCGCTGTCGAGGGCGACGCCGTCTGGAGGCTGCGCGGCGCCATCAGCAACACACGGTATGCCACGCGTGACGAAGTCGCCATGCTCGGCGCGCGCCAGGGCGGTCTGGAGCGGCCGGAGGCGAGGTCGGCCGTGCTCATCCCGATTTTGAAATCGCAGGCTTGGTGGGACTTGGCGCAGGATGAACGCCGGGCGATTTTCGAGGAGACGTCGCGCCACACGCGCATCGGCCTTGATTATCTGCCTGCCATCGCCCGCCGTTTGCATCATTCGCGCGATCTCGGAGAAGCGTTCGACTTTCTCACATGGTTCGAGTTCGCACCCGAGCACGAAGCCGATTTCGATGAGATGACCGCGCGGCTGCGGAGCACGCGCGAGTGGGAGTATGTCGAACGCGAGGTCGAGATCCGATTGACGCGGACGGAATCCTGA
- a CDS encoding O-acetylhomoserine aminocarboxypropyltransferase, whose product MTDRAPGFHTLAIHAGAAPDAATGARATPIYQTTSFVFDDVDHAASLFGLQAFGNIYTRIGNPTNAVLEERVAALEGGTAALAVASGHAAEFLCFHALMQPGDEFVAAKKLYGGSINQFNHSYKNFGWSVIWADSDDLDAFAAAVTPKTKAIFIESIANPGGVVVDIAGIAAIAKKHNIPLIVDNTMASPYLIRPFEHGADIVVHSMTKFLGGHGNSIGGIIVDGGSFNWVGDDRYPMLSKPRPEYNGMVLGETFGNFAFAIACRVLGLRDMGPALAPFNAFMILTGIETLPLRMQRHCESTLAVAQHLAKHPAVEWVSYAGLPDNKYHALAQRYCPKGAGAVFTFGLKGGYDAGVKLVTDLKLFSHLANIGDTRSLVIHPASTTHRQLSDAQKTASGAGPEVVRLSIGLEDVQDIIDDLDQALA is encoded by the coding sequence ATGACCGACCGCGCACCAGGGTTCCATACGCTCGCCATCCATGCTGGCGCAGCGCCTGACGCGGCGACGGGCGCGCGCGCCACGCCGATCTACCAGACGACATCCTTCGTCTTCGACGATGTCGACCACGCCGCCTCGCTGTTCGGGCTGCAGGCCTTCGGCAACATCTACACCCGCATCGGCAACCCGACGAACGCGGTGCTGGAAGAACGCGTCGCGGCGCTGGAGGGCGGCACTGCGGCGCTCGCCGTCGCGTCGGGCCACGCGGCCGAGTTCCTGTGCTTCCATGCGCTGATGCAGCCGGGCGACGAGTTCGTCGCCGCCAAGAAGCTCTATGGCGGCTCAATCAACCAGTTCAATCATTCCTACAAGAACTTCGGCTGGAGCGTGATCTGGGCCGATTCCGACGATCTGGACGCGTTCGCTGCCGCCGTGACGCCGAAGACCAAGGCGATCTTCATCGAGTCGATCGCCAATCCCGGCGGCGTCGTGGTCGACATCGCCGGCATCGCGGCGATCGCGAAGAAGCACAACATCCCGCTGATCGTCGACAACACGATGGCGAGTCCCTATCTGATCCGCCCCTTCGAGCATGGCGCCGACATCGTCGTGCATTCGATGACGAAGTTCCTGGGCGGGCACGGCAATTCGATCGGCGGGATCATCGTCGATGGCGGCTCGTTCAACTGGGTCGGCGACGATCGCTATCCGATGCTGTCCAAGCCGCGGCCTGAGTATAACGGCATGGTTCTGGGCGAGACCTTCGGCAATTTCGCCTTCGCGATCGCCTGCCGCGTGCTCGGCCTGCGCGACATGGGGCCGGCGCTTGCGCCCTTCAACGCCTTCATGATCCTGACCGGGATCGAGACTTTGCCGTTGCGGATGCAGCGCCATTGCGAGAGCACGCTGGCGGTCGCCCAGCATCTCGCCAAGCATCCGGCAGTCGAATGGGTCAGCTATGCTGGCCTGCCCGACAACAAATACCACGCGCTGGCGCAACGCTACTGCCCCAAGGGCGCGGGCGCCGTCTTCACCTTCGGCCTCAAGGGTGGTTACGACGCCGGCGTCAAGCTTGTGACGGACCTCAAGCTGTTCTCGCATCTGGCCAATATCGGCGACACGCGCTCGCTGGTGATCCACCCGGCCTCGACCACGCACCGCCAGCTCTCCGACGCTCAGAAGACGGCGTCGGGCGCGGGGCCGGAGGTGGTGCGGCTCTCGATCGGGCTCGAAGACGTGCAGGACATCATCGACGATCTGGATCAGGCGCTGGCGTAA
- a CDS encoding FAD-dependent oxidoreductase has translation MPEITTTCCIAGGGPAGMMLGFLLARAGVDVVVLEKHADFLRDFRGDTIHPSTMQLMHELGLLDEFLKLPHSALSSIAMRFGNETIQFADFSHLPVAAPYVAMMPQWDFLDFLADRGREQRRFTLMMNAKAERLIEASGKVVGLSGTSEDGPFSIRADLVVAADGRRSDIRAASGLKGIDIGAPMDVLWFKLPRQESDPDQTGGQVANGRLLVTLNRGDYWQSAFVIPKGKLADLQTAGLPAFRGTIVALAPWFADRMDAIASWDDIKLLTVAVDRLERWWRPGLLCIGDAAHAMSPIGGVGVNLAVQDAVAAANRLAAPLRDRRLTDADLAAVQERREFPTRATQRIQVLAQDRIISPLLARLDSDVPLRPPFMVRLFDWFPLLRRLPARVVGLGIRPEHIGPELVPRP, from the coding sequence ATGCCGGAGATCACCACGACCTGCTGCATCGCCGGCGGCGGCCCGGCGGGGATGATGCTCGGTTTCCTGCTGGCGCGCGCCGGGGTGGATGTCGTCGTGCTGGAAAAGCACGCCGATTTCCTGCGCGATTTTCGCGGCGACACGATCCATCCCTCGACCATGCAGCTGATGCACGAACTCGGCCTGCTCGACGAGTTCCTCAAGCTGCCGCATTCTGCCCTGTCGAGCATCGCGATGCGGTTCGGGAACGAGACGATCCAGTTCGCTGATTTTTCTCACCTGCCCGTGGCCGCGCCCTATGTCGCGATGATGCCGCAATGGGATTTTCTCGACTTCCTGGCCGATCGTGGGCGCGAGCAACGGCGCTTCACGCTGATGATGAATGCCAAGGCGGAGAGGCTGATCGAAGCCAGCGGCAAGGTCGTCGGTCTTTCCGGCACAAGCGAGGACGGACCTTTCTCGATCCGGGCCGATCTCGTCGTCGCGGCCGATGGACGCCGCTCCGACATCCGCGCCGCCTCTGGCCTGAAAGGCATCGATATCGGCGCGCCGATGGATGTGCTCTGGTTCAAACTGCCGCGACAGGAGAGCGACCCCGACCAGACCGGCGGACAAGTCGCGAACGGCCGGCTGCTCGTGACGCTCAACCGCGGCGACTACTGGCAGAGCGCCTTCGTCATTCCCAAGGGCAAGCTAGCCGATCTGCAGACGGCCGGGCTACCGGCCTTCCGAGGCACGATCGTTGCGCTCGCGCCATGGTTCGCCGACCGGATGGACGCGATCGCGAGCTGGGACGACATCAAGCTGCTCACGGTCGCGGTCGACCGACTGGAGAGATGGTGGCGCCCTGGCCTGCTCTGCATCGGCGATGCGGCCCATGCGATGTCGCCGATCGGCGGCGTCGGCGTGAACCTTGCCGTGCAGGACGCAGTGGCCGCTGCCAACCGCCTCGCCGCGCCTTTGCGCGACAGGCGCCTGACCGACGCCGATCTCGCGGCCGTGCAGGAGCGGCGCGAATTCCCGACGCGGGCGACGCAGCGGATCCAGGTGCTGGCGCAGGACCGGATCATCTCGCCGCTTCTGGCGCGCCTAGACAGCGACGTCCCCCTGCGCCCGCCCTTCATGGTCAGACTGTTCGACTGGTTTCCGCTGCTCCGGCGACTTCCGGCGCGGGTCGTCGGGCTCGGTATCAGGCCGGAGCATATCGGGCCGGAGCTGGTGCCGCGTCCCTGA
- a CDS encoding CoA-binding protein, whose translation MTHDAYPDSQIREILKSVKRIALVGASASEARPSWIVTKYLLDRGYDVIPVNPGLAGQTLLGKTVYASLKEIPGTIDMVEIFRNSDAAGPITDEALALDPLPKVIWMQLSVRNDEAAARAEAMGVTVIMNRCPKIEYGRLSGEIGWQGINSRILSSKKPVLAGKGFQKLTIHRPGT comes from the coding sequence ATGACCCACGACGCCTACCCCGACAGCCAGATCCGCGAGATTCTCAAGAGCGTGAAGCGCATCGCGCTGGTCGGCGCCTCGGCCAGCGAGGCGCGGCCGAGCTGGATCGTGACGAAATACCTGCTCGACCGCGGCTATGACGTGATCCCGGTCAATCCGGGACTCGCCGGCCAGACGCTGCTCGGCAAGACGGTCTATGCCTCGCTGAAGGAGATTCCCGGCACGATCGACATGGTCGAGATCTTCCGCAATTCGGACGCCGCCGGGCCGATCACCGACGAGGCGCTCGCCCTCGACCCGCTGCCGAAGGTGATCTGGATGCAGCTTTCGGTGCGCAATGACGAAGCTGCCGCACGTGCCGAGGCGATGGGGGTCACGGTGATCATGAACCGCTGCCCGAAGATCGAATATGGCCGGCTTTCGGGCGAAATCGGCTGGCAGGGGATCAATTCACGGATATTGTCGTCGAAGAAGCCGGTGCTCGCCGGCAAGGGGTTCCAGAAGCTGACGATCCATCGTCCGGGGACATGA
- a CDS encoding enoyl-CoA hydratase — protein sequence MNAHTKPEAAPVLLREDADGVAILMLNRPQARNPLGEALLAALGQTLGEIAADRSVRAVILAAQGPVFCAGHDLKEMSARRADPDRGRAYFSDILGRCSRVMQQITALPQPVIAAVEGTATAAGCQLVASCDLAVAGTDAKFCTPGVHIGLFCSTPMVALSRNLAAKHAMEMLLLGEMVPAQEAARMGLLNRVVAAGDALAEARRLAAVIASKSPATVKIGKRAFYEQREMGMAAAYDHASAVMVENMLARDAEEGIGAFMEKRAPVWEG from the coding sequence ATGAATGCCCACACCAAGCCCGAAGCCGCGCCCGTGCTGCTGCGCGAAGACGCAGACGGCGTCGCAATTCTGATGTTGAACCGGCCGCAGGCGCGCAACCCGCTCGGCGAGGCGCTGCTGGCGGCGCTGGGGCAGACGCTTGGCGAGATCGCGGCCGACCGCAGCGTGCGGGCGGTGATCCTGGCGGCTCAGGGGCCGGTGTTCTGCGCCGGGCATGATCTCAAGGAGATGAGCGCGCGCCGCGCCGATCCCGACCGGGGCCGGGCCTATTTCAGCGACATTCTGGGACGCTGCTCGCGCGTGATGCAGCAGATCACCGCCCTGCCCCAGCCGGTGATCGCGGCGGTCGAGGGCACGGCGACGGCTGCCGGTTGCCAGCTCGTGGCGAGCTGCGATCTGGCGGTTGCGGGGACTGATGCCAAATTCTGCACGCCGGGCGTCCATATCGGGCTGTTCTGCTCGACGCCGATGGTGGCGCTGTCGCGCAACCTTGCCGCCAAACACGCGATGGAGATGCTGCTGCTCGGCGAGATGGTGCCGGCCCAAGAGGCTGCGCGGATGGGGCTGCTCAACCGCGTCGTTGCGGCCGGGGATGCGCTGGCGGAAGCGCGCCGGCTTGCCGCCGTCATCGCCTCGAAATCGCCCGCCACGGTCAAGATCGGCAAGCGCGCCTTCTACGAGCAGCGCGAGATGGGGATGGCTGCCGCCTATGACCATGCGAGCGCTGTGATGGTCGAGAACATGCTGGCGCGTGATGCGGAAGAAGGCATCGGCGCGTTCATGGAGAAGCGGGCGCCGGTGTGGGAGGGGTAA
- a CDS encoding PaaI family thioesterase gives MATRMTVSELEAFLDQTFPQLHHGGRTYFVEEVGPMTARMRCDYHEKHLRPGGTISGPTMMALADLALYAAILAQIGPVALAVTTSLNFNFLRKPGQAALIGEARLLKLGKRLAVGEVCLFSQGESEMVCHATGTYSIPADR, from the coding sequence ATGGCCACCCGCATGACCGTCTCCGAACTGGAGGCCTTCCTCGACCAGACCTTTCCGCAACTCCACCATGGCGGGCGGACCTATTTCGTCGAGGAGGTCGGTCCGATGACCGCCCGGATGCGCTGCGACTACCATGAGAAGCATCTGCGCCCCGGCGGCACGATCTCGGGCCCGACGATGATGGCGCTGGCGGATCTGGCGCTCTATGCCGCGATCCTCGCCCAGATCGGCCCGGTCGCGCTCGCCGTGACCACGAGCTTGAACTTCAACTTCCTGCGCAAGCCCGGACAGGCCGCCCTGATCGGTGAGGCCAGGCTGCTCAAGCTCGGCAAGCGGCTCGCGGTCGGCGAGGTCTGCCTGTTCTCGCAAGGGGAAAGCGAGATGGTCTGCCACGCCACCGGCACTTATTCGATCCCAGCGGATCGTTAA
- the rplM gene encoding 50S ribosomal protein L13 translates to MKTMSLKPADVEKKWVVIDASGLVVGRLATLVALRLRGKHKANYTPHVDCGDNIVIVNADKVVLTGRKRDQKIYYHHTGYIGGIKERSAKFILEGRFPERIVEKAVERMLPRGPLFRQILGNLRVYKGAEHPHAAQSPETLDVAALNRKNARV, encoded by the coding sequence ATGAAGACCATGTCGCTGAAGCCCGCCGATGTCGAAAAGAAGTGGGTTGTGATCGACGCCTCCGGGCTCGTCGTCGGCCGTCTCGCCACCCTGGTGGCGCTGCGCCTGCGCGGCAAGCACAAGGCCAATTACACCCCGCACGTCGACTGCGGCGACAATATCGTGATCGTCAACGCCGATAAGGTGGTTCTGACCGGGCGCAAGCGCGATCAGAAGATCTATTACCACCACACCGGTTATATCGGCGGCATCAAGGAGCGGTCGGCCAAGTTCATTCTCGAAGGCCGCTTCCCCGAGCGCATCGTCGAGAAGGCCGTCGAGCGCATGCTGCCGCGCGGTCCGCTGTTCCGCCAGATCCTCGGCAATCTGCGCGTCTACAAGGGCGCCGAGCATCCCCATGCCGCCCAGTCGCCGGAGACGCTCGACGTCGCCGCGCTCAACCGCAAGAATGCGAGGGTCTGA
- the rpsI gene encoding 30S ribosomal protein S9: protein MAEVLQSLEQLGQVAKSTQPDAPVHVKKIDAQGRAYATGKRKNAIARVWIKPGSGKITVNTRDQEVYFARPVLRMVLQQPLILVERLTQYDVVVTVKGGGLSGQAGAVRHGISKALTFYEPELRSPLKKGGFLTRDSRVVERKKFGKAKARRSFQFSKR, encoded by the coding sequence ATGGCAGAGGTTCTCCAGTCTCTCGAGCAGCTCGGCCAGGTCGCCAAGTCGACCCAGCCCGACGCTCCCGTCCACGTCAAGAAGATCGACGCCCAGGGCCGCGCTTACGCCACCGGCAAGCGCAAGAACGCCATCGCCCGCGTCTGGATCAAGCCCGGCTCGGGCAAGATCACGGTCAACACCCGTGACCAGGAGGTCTACTTTGCGCGCCCCGTGCTGCGCATGGTTCTCCAGCAGCCGCTGATCCTGGTCGAGCGCCTGACCCAGTACGACGTCGTCGTCACGGTCAAGGGCGGCGGCCTCTCCGGACAGGCCGGCGCGGTGCGTCACGGCATTTCGAAGGCCCTGACCTTCTACGAGCCGGAGCTTCGCAGCCCGCTCAAGAAGGGCGGCTTCCTGACCCGCGACTCGCGCGTCGTCGAGCGCAAGAAGTTCGGCAAGGCCAAGGCCCGCCGCAGCTTCCAGTTCTCGAAGCGCTGA
- a CDS encoding SDR family oxidoreductase, which translates to MTRPVLLVTGGSRGIGAATCILAAKRGYDVAVNYQANAQAAAEVVTACEAAGAKAFAIQGDMASATDIIRVFAEAKAGLGPLTHVVNNAGITGKASSLAEADTAVIRACIDVNVTGAILVAREASRALTANADAPNRAIVNISSAAVTLGSPGEFVWYAASKGAIDSLTIGLAKELAPAGIRVNAVAPGMTETDIHAMSSGEPGRVARIAPTIPLKRVATPDEIAESILFLMSDASAYTTGIVLRVAGGR; encoded by the coding sequence ATGACCCGCCCCGTCCTCCTCGTCACCGGCGGCAGCCGCGGCATCGGTGCCGCCACCTGCATCCTGGCGGCCAAGCGCGGCTACGACGTCGCGGTCAACTATCAGGCCAACGCCCAGGCCGCCGCCGAAGTCGTGACCGCCTGCGAGGCGGCAGGCGCGAAAGCCTTCGCGATCCAGGGCGACATGGCCAGCGCCACCGACATCATCCGCGTCTTCGCCGAGGCGAAGGCCGGGCTGGGGCCCCTGACCCATGTCGTCAACAATGCCGGCATCACCGGCAAGGCGAGCTCCCTGGCCGAGGCCGACACCGCCGTGATCCGCGCCTGCATCGACGTCAACGTCACCGGCGCGATCCTGGTGGCGCGGGAGGCGTCGCGCGCGCTTACCGCCAACGCCGATGCGCCCAACCGGGCCATCGTCAACATCTCCTCGGCAGCGGTCACCCTCGGCTCGCCCGGCGAATTCGTCTGGTATGCCGCCTCCAAGGGTGCGATCGATTCCCTCACCATCGGGCTGGCGAAGGAACTGGCTCCGGCCGGCATTCGCGTCAACGCGGTCGCGCCCGGCATGACCGAGACCGACATTCACGCGATGTCTTCGGGCGAGCCCGGCCGCGTCGCCCGCATCGCCCCGACGATCCCGCTCAAGCGCGTCGCGACGCCCGACGAGATCGCCGAGTCGATCCTGTTCCTGATGTCCGACGCCTCGGCCTACACGACGGGCATCGTCCTGCGCGTCGCCGGCGGGCGTTAG
- a CDS encoding YybH family protein produces MMPDLTPEQSFPAALARLRAALGDVANGDVAAIKALYSHSDEATSFYGWGGYEKGWDAVSNRWDWAQQQFRGGTVRHDNVTTVVGAELALVTDIEMFEVVMAENAEPSRWTNRVTHVFRFEQGGWRLLHRHANRLEGRYEPAPRLNAR; encoded by the coding sequence ATGATGCCTGACCTGACGCCGGAGCAGAGTTTCCCCGCCGCGCTCGCACGGTTGCGGGCCGCGCTCGGCGATGTCGCCAATGGCGACGTCGCGGCGATCAAGGCGCTGTACTCGCACAGCGACGAGGCCACGAGTTTCTACGGCTGGGGCGGCTACGAGAAGGGCTGGGACGCGGTCTCGAACCGCTGGGACTGGGCACAGCAGCAGTTCAGGGGCGGCACGGTCAGGCACGACAACGTCACCACCGTGGTCGGGGCGGAGCTTGCCCTCGTCACCGACATCGAGATGTTCGAGGTTGTGATGGCGGAAAACGCCGAGCCCTCGCGCTGGACCAACCGGGTCACGCATGTCTTCCGCTTCGAGCAGGGCGGCTGGCGCCTGCTGCATCGTCACGCCAACCGGCTGGAGGGCCGCTACGAGCCGGCGCCGCGCCTGAATGCGCGCTAG
- the argC gene encoding N-acetyl-gamma-glutamyl-phosphate reductase, whose amino-acid sequence MSQNLKSIFIDGEAGTTGLGIRDRLAAVPEVAVKSIAADKRKDPAARKDMMASVDLVVLCLPDDAARESVALADELGAGSPKIVDAATAHRVAPGWVYGFAELEPGHADRIANANRVSNPGCYPTGGIALLRPLVDAGLIAPDHPVAVNAVSGYSGGGKSMIEAYEAGTAPAFELYGLGLHHKHLPELQLYSRLTRRPIFVPSVGNFRQGMLVSIPLHLDLLPGKPKVADLHDALAARYAGSTYVSVVQGAEAGGKLEPEALNETNKLELRVFGDDALGQAVLIARLDNLGKGASGAAVQNIRLMLGLTEG is encoded by the coding sequence ATGAGCCAGAATTTGAAATCCATCTTCATCGACGGCGAGGCCGGCACGACCGGCCTCGGCATCCGCGACAGGCTCGCGGCCGTGCCGGAGGTGGCGGTCAAGAGCATCGCAGCGGACAAGCGCAAGGACCCCGCGGCCCGCAAGGACATGATGGCCTCGGTCGATCTCGTCGTGCTCTGCCTGCCCGACGACGCGGCCCGGGAGTCGGTCGCGCTGGCCGACGAACTCGGCGCTGGTTCGCCGAAGATCGTCGATGCCGCGACCGCCCATCGCGTCGCGCCCGGCTGGGTCTACGGCTTCGCCGAACTCGAACCCGGTCATGCCGACAGGATCGCCAACGCTAACCGCGTCTCGAACCCCGGCTGCTACCCCACGGGCGGCATCGCGCTGCTGCGGCCGCTGGTCGATGCGGGGCTGATCGCGCCCGATCATCCCGTCGCGGTCAATGCGGTCTCGGGCTATTCCGGCGGCGGCAAGTCGATGATCGAGGCCTATGAAGCCGGCACCGCGCCCGCCTTCGAACTCTATGGCCTGGGCCTGCATCACAAGCACCTGCCGGAGCTGCAGCTCTATTCGCGGCTGACGCGGCGCCCGATCTTCGTGCCCTCGGTCGGCAATTTCCGGCAGGGCATGCTGGTCTCGATCCCGCTGCATCTCGACTTGCTTCCGGGCAAGCCGAAGGTCGCCGACCTGCATGACGCGCTCGCCGCCCGCTATGCCGGCTCCACCTATGTCAGCGTGGTCCAAGGCGCCGAGGCCGGTGGCAAGCTTGAGCCCGAGGCGCTGAACGAGACCAACAAGCTGGAACTGCGCGTCTTCGGCGACGATGCACTCGGCCAGGCGGTTCTGATCGCCAGGCTCGACAACCTCGGCAAGGGCGCGTCCGGCGCCGCCGTCCAGAACATCCGGCTGATGCTGGGGCTTACGGAGGGGTAG
- a CDS encoding fumarylacetoacetate hydrolase family protein, with translation MKLVRYGTFGQEKPAVLDSNGVLRDVSGTVPDFAGAALTSASLAKLKALDLAALPAVSGSPRIGACVGDVRNFIAVGLNFADHAAETGAEIPKEPILFNKAPNCIVGPNDDVMIPKNSVKTDWEVELAIVIGDGGSYIPEDKAMAAIAGFCVCNDVSEREFQAERGGQWAKGKGCPTFGPLGPWLVTPDEIEDIQNLGMWLEVDGERVQNGSTKTMIFGAAYLVHYISQFMRLDPGDVITTGTPPGVGLGFKPPRFLKGGEVVKLGIEGLGTQQQNFVPFQG, from the coding sequence GTGAAACTGGTTCGCTACGGCACGTTCGGCCAAGAGAAGCCTGCTGTTCTGGATTCCAACGGCGTTCTGCGCGACGTCTCCGGCACCGTCCCGGACTTCGCCGGAGCGGCGCTGACTTCGGCCTCGCTGGCCAAATTGAAGGCACTTGATCTGGCCGCGCTGCCCGCGGTTTCAGGGTCGCCGCGCATCGGCGCCTGTGTCGGCGACGTGCGCAACTTCATCGCAGTCGGGCTGAATTTCGCCGACCATGCCGCCGAGACGGGGGCCGAAATCCCGAAGGAGCCGATCCTCTTCAACAAGGCGCCGAACTGCATCGTCGGCCCCAATGACGACGTCATGATCCCGAAGAACTCGGTCAAGACCGACTGGGAGGTCGAGCTGGCGATCGTGATCGGCGATGGTGGCTCCTATATCCCGGAAGACAAGGCGATGGCCGCGATCGCAGGCTTCTGCGTCTGCAACGACGTCTCGGAACGCGAGTTCCAGGCCGAGCGCGGCGGGCAATGGGCCAAGGGCAAGGGTTGCCCGACCTTCGGCCCGCTCGGCCCCTGGCTGGTGACGCCCGACGAAATCGAGGACATCCAGAATCTCGGCATGTGGCTCGAAGTCGACGGCGAGCGCGTCCAGAACGGCTCGACCAAGACGATGATCTTCGGCGCCGCCTATCTGGTGCATTATATCAGCCAGTTCATGCGGCTCGACCCCGGCGACGTGATCACCACCGGCACGCCTCCCGGCGTCGGCCTCGGCTTCAAGCCGCCGCGCTTCCTGAAGGGCGGCGAGGTCGTGAAGCTTGGGATCGAGGGGCTGGGCACGCAGCAGCAGAATTTCGTGCCGTTCCAAGGCTGA